A genomic region of Metopolophium dirhodum isolate CAU chromosome 1, ASM1992520v1, whole genome shotgun sequence contains the following coding sequences:
- the LOC132936637 gene encoding uncharacterized protein LOC132936637, giving the protein MSYRTSIIDSGSENEFESLDTKKPSTSKQVKTSLKRGAEKTVDKKNKKKQMKTSSSYREILEEKLRAEEFDEEIFNSVTFRQGDGLATIKSQFNPDEKPTDYWTITHYKCANIHNVPTKERWRHSEASVKVTTSDKSKDQTLNTSLNETMQVIFDVILKDPERRTIRNKLAA; this is encoded by the exons ATGTCTTACAGAACTTCGATCATCGATTCCGGATCAGAG aaCGAATTTGAGTCCCTGGACACAAAAAAGCCTTCTACTTCAAAGCAGGTCAAAACATCGTTAAAAAGAGGGGCTGAAAAAACAgtagacaaaaaaaacaaaaaaaaacagatgaaaaca agttcatCATACAGAGAAATTCTCGAAGAGAAATTGCGGGCGGAAGAATTTGATGAAGAGATTTTTAATTCTGTCACTTTTCGTCAGGGAGATGGTTTGGCTACCATCAAAAGCCAATTTAATCCAGACGAAAAGCCGACGGATTATTGGACGATAACACATTACAAGTGTGCGAATATACACAACGTCCCAACAAAGGAAAG GTGGCGACACTCTGAGGCATCTGTCAAGGTGACGACATCGGACAAGTCAAAAGATCAGACTCTCAATACAAGTTTAAACGAGACCATGCAGGTTATATTTGATGTAATTTTGAAAGACCCGGAACGTCGtacaataagaaataaattagccgcatga
- the LOC132933276 gene encoding uncharacterized protein LOC132933276, with amino-acid sequence MKRQTVRKCQRTISTDKELFEIERFKKCSKTFIIKNTLDFIDYTLFFNYISEKLIFKLKESCKNTSIKFNLVVDSVYERIITQEVQDIAFKTFNVLACNSSNFKKILNDMFNKLLREETDFTQKGSGWTLKVIETLQLRINIVNPLKGGTYIDLPKHIKDKRAIINVKNSDNKCFKYALLSKFDNRSNKTNFHEKYFKMLELKSSLNFKCVDFPTPISQIPKFERINNISINIYSLNDKKTIFPLYVCNTERNDHFDLFLYNNDETSHYCYIHNFSRLIRSQKTKNCSKLIICKRCFTTFGTQPCKSKLWGVEGLNEHRRNCGKNPLGRPIMFEEGDDDFIYFKGYKKTQRIPFVIYADFECILTPKQPNKFINRRKKQKNQKTHVTHLHEIMSYGFYVKVDYSIISKELVKQFEIPTKVIIYRGKKAAKKFMKNMIDIGNEINKIYQINTPMDKLTDKEEQRFQRTKFCQKCSKHFKNNNLVKVRDHCHFTGKYRQCLCLQCNFEITSPSFVPIFFHNLSYDSHFIIRELGCDDKDIHIIPNSSEKYISFSKEIAPRFSIKFVDTFRFMSESLSKLAANLSEDKLRFRETLKIFSIKSLDLVTRKGVFPYEYVDSWSKLDNAFLPSKLEFYNSLTDEQISDEDYRHAKNVWNTFDVKTLGEYSDLYLKTDVTILADVFENFRDICLSTLRIDPAHYMTAPGFAFDCMLKYTKVKLERLKDYNMLLYFEKSIRGGICQSTKRYAKANIPNIEGLDYNSNEPITWITYLDCVNLYGKSMLTELPFKDFEWVDDLDIDVTKISEDSEVGYILEVDIEYPKHLHKTHNDFPFLPFNKCPPNSKVEKLLTTLSPKKNYIVHYKNLKQAISHGLKLVKIHRAIRFSQKKWMASYIEFCTKMRAEAKNEFEKNFWKLLINSVFGKCMENVRARTSIKLVSSEKKANKLMTKTSFKDRTIYSKNLMAIHQHKETIKFDKAIYVGFAILDVSKTFMYDFHYNVMKKRYGTKISSLYSDTDSLIYAIQTTNFFNDLKNDLLPYFDTSNYPKDHYCFSELHKSQPGFFKDELKGIILKEFVSLRPKLYAYKTVDGTEEKKAKGGHEFYPIKQTCCSIENNEQTCSKR; translated from the exons ATGAAAAGACAAACGGTGAGAAAATGCCAGCGGACAATTTCTACTGATAAAGAATTATTCGAAAttgaacgatttaaaaaatgctcgaaaacttttatcataaaaaatacattggaTTTTATAGATTAcacgcttttttttaactatatttcagagaaattaatttttaagttaaaagaaTCGTGTAAAAAtacatctataaaatttaatttagtcgtGGATAGTGTTTACGAAAGAATTATTACACAAGAAGTACAGGATATTGCATTCAAAACTTTTAATGTTCTTGCATGTAAttcatctaattttaaaaaaatactaaacgatatgttcaataaattgttGCGGGAAGAGACAGATTTTACACAGAAAGGTTCTGGATGGACGCTTAAGGTAATAGAAACATTACAGTTGAGAATCAATATAGTGAATCCTCTTAAAGGAGGAACATATATTGATTTACCTAAGCATATTAAAGATAAAAGAGcgattattaatgtgaaaaatagtgataataaatgttttaaatatgcattattatccAAGTTTGATAATCGctctaataaaactaattttcatgaaaaatattttaagatgttagagttaaaaagtagtttaaattttaaatgtgttgaTTTTCCAACACCAATCAGTCAGATACCTAAATTTGaacgtataaacaatatttcaataaatatttatagtttgaatgacaaaaaaactatttttcccttgtatgtatgtaataccgAAAGAAATGATCATTTTGacctatttttgtataataatgatgaaacatcgcattattgttatattcataatttttcaagattaatcaGAAGTCAGAAAACGAAAAATTGTTCGAAGCTAATTATTTGTAAGAGATGTTTCACAACTTTTGGTACTCAACCGTGCAAAAGTAAGCTTTGGGGTGTAGAAGGATTAAATGAACATCGACGCAATTGTGGAAAGAATCCGTTGGGGAGGCCTATAATGTTTGAAGAGGGGGATGATGATTTCATCTATTTCAAAGGTTATAAAAAAACGCAGAGGATTCCATTTGTCATTTATGCAGATTTTGAATGTATATTAACTCCTAAACAAcctaataaattcattaatagacgtaaaaaacaaaaaaatcagaaaactcatgttacacatttacatgaaattatgagctatgggttttatgtaaaagttgactatagtattatatcgaAAGAGCTGGTAAAACAGTTTGAAATTCCGacgaaagtaattatttatagaggtaAGAAAGctgcaaaaaaatttatgaaaaatatgatcGATATtggaaatgaaattaataaaatttatcaaattaatacacCGATGGACAAATTAACTGATAAAGAGGAACAACGTTTTCAAAGAACCAAGTTCtgtcaaaaatgttcaaaacattttaaaaacaataatttggttAAAGTTCGAGATCACTGTCATTTTACTGGCAAATATAGGCAATGTCTCTGTCTTCAATGTAATTTCGAAATAACTAGTCCATCGTTCGTTCCAATAttctttcataatttatctTATGATAGTCACTTCATAATTCGGGAACTAGGTTGCGATGATaaagatattcatattattcctaattcatcggaaaaatatatatcctttAGCAAGGAAATCGCACCTagatttagtattaaatttgtCGATACATTCCGTTTTATGAGTGAGTCGCTAAGTAAACTTGCAGCCAATTTATCTGAAGATAAGTTGAGGTTTAGAGAAaccctaaaaatattttcaatcaaatcaTTAGATTTAGTTACACGGAAAGGAGTCTTCCCTTACGAATATGTCGATAGTTGGAGTAAATTAGACAATGCTTTTTTACCATCAAAGCTTGAATTTTATAACTCGTTAACAGATGAACAAATTAGTGATGAAGATTATAGACATGCAAAAAATGTATGGAATACATTTGACGTAAAGACTTTGGGTGAATATagcgatctttatttaaaaactgatgttaCCATACTAGCTGACGTGTTCGAAAATTTTAGAGACATATGTTTATCTACTCTCAGAATAGATCCTGCTCATTATATGACTGCCCCTGGATTTGCTTTTGATTGTATGCTTAAGTATACAAAGGTTAAATTAGAGAGGTTAaaggattataatatgttactctaCTTCGAAAAATCAATCCGAGGCGGTATTTGTCAATCAACTAAAAGATATGCTAAAGCAAACATACCAAATATTGAAGGATTGGACTATAATTCGAATGAACCGATTACTTGGATTACATATCTCGACTGTGTAAATTTATATGGAAAGTCTATGTTGACAGAACTaccttttaaagattttgaatggGTTGATGATCTCGACATAGATGTAACTAAAATTTCTGAAGATTCTGAAGTAGGATATATATTAGAAGTTGATATCGAGTACCCTAAACATTTACATAAAACCCATAATGATTTTCCGTTTTTACCGTTTAACAAATGCCCACCGAATTCGAAAGTTGAGAAATTGTTAACTACTCTATcaccgaaaaaaaactatattgtacattacaaaaatttaaaacaagcgaTTTCTCACGGtcttaaattagtaaaaattcatCGAGCTATCCgcttttcacaaaaaaaatggaTGGCATCATACATTGAGTTCTGTACAAAAATGAGAGCAGAAGCAAAaaatgagtttgaaaaaaatttctggAAGTTGTTAATTAATAGCGTTTTTGGTAAATGTATGGAGAATGTCCGAGCAAGAACTTCTATAAAACTGGTttcatcagaaaaaaaagcgAATAAACTAATgacaaaaactagttttaaagacAGAACTATATACTCTAAAAATCTCATGGCTATTCACCAACATAAGGAAACTATTAAATTCGATAAGGCAATTTATGTGGGATTTGCAATTTTAGACGTttcgaaaacatttatgtaCGATTTTCACTATAATGTCATGAAGAAAAGGTATGGTACTAAAATTAGTTCTTTATATTCGGATACTGATTCCTTGATATACGCTATTCAAACTACaaattttttcaatgatttaaaaaatgatttattaccatattttgaTACATCTAACTATCCCAAAGACCATTATTGTTTTAGCGAATTACATAAAAGTCAGCCAGGCTTTTTCAAGGATGAATTGAAAGGAATTATActtaaagaattcgtttcattaaGACCGAAATTATATGCGTACAAAACTGTAGACGGTACTGaggaaaaaaaagcaaaaggc GGTCATGAATTTTATCCAATCAAACAAACATGTTGTTCAATCGAAAACAATGAACAAACTTGTTCTAAGCGCTAA